A stretch of Prinia subflava isolate CZ2003 ecotype Zambia chromosome 14, Cam_Psub_1.2, whole genome shotgun sequence DNA encodes these proteins:
- the NAA80 gene encoding N-alpha-acetyltransferase 80 isoform X2 has protein sequence MGSMSEELILVPLHQRPELLEACAKLLGEEWGKSRTSRLHTLQRSSDTFPACLLLLRSQGRSESPAAREGPCELVGHARLSRVVGRPHDLFVESVVVARALRGQGYGRRLMEATEQWARARGFRCLHLTTHDKQHFYAHLGFVLGEPVQSVAFLSPAISSEVLRLFSSPSGAATAITTTRPWVPAAPPPPLPPVTVPPPPPPPTVIWARGVLAESSKQSLLESPHRDAKGLPIFWMKKDI, from the coding sequence ATGGGTTCCATGTCAGAGGAGCTCATCTTGGTCCCCTTGCACCAGAGGCCGGAGCTGCTGGAAGCCTGTGCCAAGCTGCTGGGCGAGGAGTGGGGGAAGAGCCGGACGTCGCGGCTCCACACGCTCCAGCGCTCCTCGGACAcctttcctgcctgcctgctgctgctgcggagCCAGGGCCGCAGCGAGAGCCCCGCTGCCCGGGAGGGGCCCTGCGAGCTCGTGGGCCATGCCCGACTCTCCCGCGTGGTCGGTCGTCCCCATGACCTCTTCGTGGAGAGCGTGGTGGTGGCCCGGGCGCTGCGGGGCCAGGGCTATGGGCGGCGGCTGATGGAGGCCACTGAGCAGTGGGCCCGGGCCCGGGGCTTTCGCTGCCTGCACCTCACCACCCACGACAAGCAGCATTTCTATGCCCACCTGGGCTTTGTCCTGGGTGAGCCGGTGCAGAGCGTGGCCTTTCTCAGCCCAGCTATATCCTCTGAGGTGCTGCGgctcttctcctccccttctGGGGCTGCGACTGCCATCACCACCACCAGGCCATGGGTAcccgctgccccgccgcctCCCCTCCCCCCTGTCACTGTGCCCCCACCACCTCCCCCACCGACTGTGATCTGGGCGAGGGGTGTCCTGGCTGAGAGCAGCAAGCAGAGCCTCCTGGAATCCCCACACCGTGATGCAAAAGGGCTCCCCATCTTCTGGATGAAGAAGGACATCTGA
- the IFRD2 gene encoding interferon-related developmental regulator 2 — translation MPRSRRAARRGTGSARASSPGSEEEAGSEVLSHCSSASESASPADEGPGCEAASEQGQEEEVEDRLKEHMDNLLDKSAKARQAALQSLRLALSSKTFSEFLLERRLTLTDSLEKCLKKGKGEEQALAGTVLTLLCLQMGSGPEGEEVFCSLKPLLVSILTDSAASPSARQSCATALGMCCYIAAADLEDLVSCLSCLEGIFSPPSTGEGGSAPAQHGPLHCSALQSWSLLLTICPPSHLRTILDNRWLQLPPLLTSSSVALRILAGETIALLFELAQDLEEDLCHQDTEFLCTQLKVLATESNKYRAKTDRRRQRSIFRDILRFIESGEYQEETIRFGLECMYLDSWARQRTYQAFKEVLGSGIRHHLQNNELLREIFGLGPPLVLDAAALKASKVSRFEKHLYNSAAFKARTKARSRVRDKRADVL, via the exons AtgccgcgctcccgccgcgccgcgcgcC GCGGCACCGGCAGCGCGCGGGCGAGCTCGCCCGGCAGCGAGGAGGAGGCCGGCAGCGAGGTGCTGAgccactgcagcagtgccagcgaGAGCGCCAGCCCCGCCGACGAGGGACCAG GATGCGAGGCGGCGAGTGAGCAAggccaggaggaggaggtagAGGACAGGCTGAAAGAGCACATGGACAACCTCCTGGACAAGAG CGCCAAGGCGCGGCAGGCGGCACTGCAGAGCCTGCGCCTGGCCCTGTCCTCCAAAACCTTCTCCGAGTTCCTGCTGGAGCGCCGCCTCACGCTCACCGACTCCCTGGAGAAGTGTCTCAAGAAAG GTAAAGGAGAGGAACAGGCACTGGCGGGCACCGTCCTcaccctcctctgcctccagaTGGGCTCTGGCCCGGAGGGAGAAGAGGTGTTCTGCAGCCTGAAGCCCCTGCTCGTCAGCATCCTGACGGACAGTGCAGCCAGCCCCAGTGCCCGGCAGAGC TGTGCCACGGCCCTGGGCATGTGCTGCTacattgctgctgctgaccTCGAG GACCTGGTTTCATGCCTGTCCTGCTTGGAAGGCATCTTCAGCCCCCCCAGCACAGGCGAAGGCGGCTCAGCACCTGCCCAGCACGGGCCTCTGCACTGCAGCGCGCTCCAGTCATGGTCCCTGCTCCTCACCATCTGCCCCCCCTCCCACCTCAGGACCATTTTGGACAA TcgctggctgcagctgcccccaCTGCTGACTAGCAGCAGCGTTGCCCTGCGCATCCTGGCTGGGGAAACCATTGCACTGCTCTTCGAACTGGCCCAGGACCTGGAG GAGGACTTGTGCCACCAAGATACAGAGTTCCTGTGTACTCAGCTCAAAGTCCTGGCTACTGAGAGCAACAAGTACCGAGCCAAGACAGACCGACGGAGGCAGCGATCCATTTTCCGCGACATCCTGCGTTTCATTGAG AGTGGGGAGTACCAGGAGGAGACCATCCGATTTGGCCTGGAGTGCATGTACCTGGACAGCTGGGCACGCCAGCGCACCTACCAAGCCTTTAAGGaggtgctgggctctggcatCCGCCACCACCTTCAG AACAATGAGCTGCTACGGGAGATCTTCGGCCTCGGGCCCCCCTTGGTGCTGGATGCGGCTGCTCTGAAAGCCAGCAAGGTCTCCCGCTTCGAGAAG cACCTCTACAACTCGGCTGCCTTCAAAGCCCGCACGAAAGCCCGGAGCCGTGTGCGGGACAAGCGGGCAGATGTGCTGTGA
- the NAA80 gene encoding N-alpha-acetyltransferase 80 isoform X1: MGSMASQTTVRRMGSMSEELILVPLHQRPELLEACAKLLGEEWGKSRTSRLHTLQRSSDTFPACLLLLRSQGRSESPAAREGPCELVGHARLSRVVGRPHDLFVESVVVARALRGQGYGRRLMEATEQWARARGFRCLHLTTHDKQHFYAHLGFVLGEPVQSVAFLSPAISSEVLRLFSSPSGAATAITTTRPWVPAAPPPPLPPVTVPPPPPPPTVIWARGVLAESSKQSLLESPHRDAKGLPIFWMKKDI; the protein is encoded by the exons ATGGGGTCAATGGCAAGTCAAACAACAG TGAGAAGAATGGGTTCCATGTCAGAGGAGCTCATCTTGGTCCCCTTGCACCAGAGGCCGGAGCTGCTGGAAGCCTGTGCCAAGCTGCTGGGCGAGGAGTGGGGGAAGAGCCGGACGTCGCGGCTCCACACGCTCCAGCGCTCCTCGGACAcctttcctgcctgcctgctgctgctgcggagCCAGGGCCGCAGCGAGAGCCCCGCTGCCCGGGAGGGGCCCTGCGAGCTCGTGGGCCATGCCCGACTCTCCCGCGTGGTCGGTCGTCCCCATGACCTCTTCGTGGAGAGCGTGGTGGTGGCCCGGGCGCTGCGGGGCCAGGGCTATGGGCGGCGGCTGATGGAGGCCACTGAGCAGTGGGCCCGGGCCCGGGGCTTTCGCTGCCTGCACCTCACCACCCACGACAAGCAGCATTTCTATGCCCACCTGGGCTTTGTCCTGGGTGAGCCGGTGCAGAGCGTGGCCTTTCTCAGCCCAGCTATATCCTCTGAGGTGCTGCGgctcttctcctccccttctGGGGCTGCGACTGCCATCACCACCACCAGGCCATGGGTAcccgctgccccgccgcctCCCCTCCCCCCTGTCACTGTGCCCCCACCACCTCCCCCACCGACTGTGATCTGGGCGAGGGGTGTCCTGGCTGAGAGCAGCAAGCAGAGCCTCCTGGAATCCCCACACCGTGATGCAAAAGGGCTCCCCATCTTCTGGATGAAGAAGGACATCTGA
- the LSMEM2 gene encoding leucine-rich single-pass membrane protein 2 encodes MPREAAEDSMGRAEGAVPAEPGDPDSSESGAISLRPVESISDLYWASGGHKGTEGNGPAPSSSLRRPPPRPVSPVPPALLPTLRPVPPASPCPCLGPGHPLLLALLALLALSSLVLATLAIYLSVLQSQSVRALAQWLQSQEDAVHQLRAASRQLWARLNASAQPGGHR; translated from the exons AtgcccagggaggctgcagaAG ACAGCATGGGAAGGGCCGAGGGTGCTGTGCCGGCAGAGCCTGGGGACCCCGACAGCAGTGAGTCCGGAGCCATCAGCCTGCGCCCCGTGGAGTCCATCAGCGACCTGTACTGGGCCTCGGGCGGGCACAAGGGCACAGAGG gcaaTGGCCCGgctccctccagcagcctgcGCCGGCCCCCACCTCGGCCCGTGTCCCCCGTGCCCCCAGCGCTCCTGCCCACCCTGCGCCCTGtgccccctgccagcccctgcccctgcctcggCCCTGGCCAccccctgctgctggccctgctggccctgctggcactgTCGAGCCTGGTCCTGGCCACACTGGCCATCTACCTGAGTG tCCTACAGAGCCAGTCGGTGCGGGCGCTGGCCcagtggctgcagagccaggaggacGCCGTGCACCAGCTGCGGGCagccagcaggcagctctgggctcgCCTCAAtgccagtgcccagcctggtgGGCACCGCTGA
- the HYAL3 gene encoding hyaluronidase-3, with protein MVLVLALWACLALGTASEDTPAPEPLAGGQPFAVVWNVPTSRCQHRFGISLPLSDYGIVENQGGHFAGQNITIFYKNKFGLYPYLSQQGVPHNGGIPQRVSLHAHINRVVADIGLLLRPAFHGLAVVDWEEWRPLWAQNWGAKKMYRAASEQWVQDQYGTLPARQQLQLAQLEFEQAARALMEETLLVGRALRPGGLWGFYRFPDCLNSNWAKEANYTGQCQPVEVQRNNHLGWLWAASSALYPSIYLPLALPPALRRRFVHHRLREALRVAAFGANGLLPVIAYSRFSFRRSSQFLQLADLVHTIGESAALGAAGLVLWGDLSYSHSAESCASLRHYLMSTLGPYVANVTAAARECSYEQCHGHGRCVRRQPHDLGSLLHLGPGASPRAAFHCHCYRGWAGEGCAQRVRFGPAASCRVPTRAHSLCGHKDLTSSDTCLPQGTWGW; from the exons atggtgctggtgctggcatTGTGGGcctgcctggcactgggcacagccagTGAGGACACCCCGGCACCCGAGCCCCTGGCAGGCGGCCAGCCCTTTGCCGTGGTGTGGAACGTCCCCACTAGTCGCTGCCAGCACCGCTTTGGCATCAGTCTGCCCCTCAGCGACTACGGCATCGTGGAGAACCAGGGTGGCCACTTTGCCGGCCAGAACATCACCATCTTCTACAAGAACAAATTTGGGCTGTACCCTTACCTGTCACAGCAGGGTGTCCCCCACAATGGGGGCATCCCCCAGCGTGTCTCCCTCCATGCCCACATCAACAGGGTGGTTGCGGACATTGGCCTCCTCCTGCGACCTGCTTTCCATGGCTTGGCTGTGGTGGACTGGGAGGAGTGGAGGCCCCTGTGGGCCCAGAACTGGGGAGCCAAAAAGATGTACCGGGCAGCCTCAGAGCAGTGGGTGCAAGACCAGTACGGCACCCTGCCAGCGCGGCAGCAGCTCCAACTGGCCCAGCTGGAGTTTGAGCAGGCGGCACGGGCTCTGATGGAGGAGACCCTTCTGGTGGGCCGAGCCCTGCgccctggggggctctggggtttCTACCGCTTTCCCGACTGCCTCAACAGCAACTGGGCCAAGGAGGCAAACTACAccgggcagtgccagccagTGGAGGTGCAGCGTAACAACcacctgggctggctctgggccGCCTCTTCTGCCCTCTACCCCAGCATCTACCTGCCGCTGGCGCTGCCGCCCGCGCTGCGCCGCCGCTTTGTGCACCACCGGCTGCGCGAGGCCCTGCGCGTGGCCGCCTTCGGGGCCAACGGCCTCCTGCCTGTGATCGCCTACTCCCGCTTCTCCTTCCGCCGCTCGTCCCAGTTCCTGCAGCTG GCTGACCTGGTGCACACCATCGGGGAGAGCGCGgcgctgggagcagctggactTGTGCTCTGGGGAGACCTGTCGTACTCCCACTCAGCT gaaagctgtgccagcctgcGCCACTACCTCATGTCCACCCTGGGTCCCTATGTGGCCaatgtgacagcagcagcccgAGAATGCAGCTATGAGCAGTGCCATGGACACGGGCGCTGTGTGCGCCGGCAGCCCCACGACCTGGGCAGCCTCCTGCACCTCGGCCCCGGTGCCAGCCCGCGAGCTGCTTTCCACTGCCACTGCTACCGTGGCTGGGCAGGTGAAGGCTGCGCCCAGCGGGTACGGTTCGGCCCTGCCGCCTCCTGCCGGGTGCCTACCCGTGCTCACAGCCTCTGTGGGCACAAGGATCTCACGTCCTCTGACACCTGCCTGCCACAGGGCACATGGGGCTGGTGA